In Candidatus Nealsonbacteria bacterium, the sequence AGAAACTTTAGGTGGAGTAAGTACTGCTATGATTTCTAAAAACACCACCATTCCAACTTCAAAAACTCAAATATTTTCAACTGCAGCCGATAATCAAACATCGGTTGAAATAAATGTTTTACAGGGAGAAAGACCAATGGCAACAGATAACAGGTCTTTGGGAAAATTTATTTTGACTGGAATTCCACCAACTCCAAGAGGACTTCCTCAAATAGAAGTTATTTTTGATATTGATGCTAATGGGATTTTATCTGTAACTGCAAAAGACAAAGCTACCAGCCGTTCACAATCAATTAGAATTGAAGGTTCCATAGGTTTATCAAAAGAAGAGATAGAAAAAATGAAAAAAGAAGCTGAATTACATGCTGAAGAAGACAAGAAAAAAAGAGAACTAATTGAGGCTAAGAACTTAGCCGATAATCTTATTTATACTTCAGAAAAGACCTTAAGAGACTTAGGAGATAAAGTTTCTCCAGAGACTAAAAAGGAGATTGAAGAGAAAATAGAGGGTTTGAAAAAGGTAAAAGAAAGTGATAATATAGAGGATATAAAAAATAAAACCTCTGAGTTGTCTCAGGTGATTCAGAAAATTGGGGCTGAAATGTACAAAGCAGCAAAAGAGAAGAAAGAAACTGGAGAAAAAAAAGAATCTCAGGCAGAAGAGGGGGAGTACAAAGAAAAATAAATATTAGAACGCTTCGCTTATAATGAAAGACTATTATAAAATCTTAGGTGTTCCCAAAAAAGCTTCTTCTAAAGAAATAAAGAAGGCTTATTATAAGTTGGCTCATAAACACCACCCGGATAAAGGAGGAAATGAGAAAAAATTTAAAGAGATAAACGAAGCTTATCAGGTGCTTTCTGATAAGAAAAAAAGAAATCAATATGACAGGTTTGGAAGGGTTTTTGAAGGGATGAGAGGGGGTCAGCCGGGCTTTGATTTTCAGTGGGGTTGGGGTAGACCGGATATAGATTTTAATTTTGAATCAGGATTCGGCGGTCTGGAGGAGATGTTAGAAGAAATCTTTGGTTCAGGTTTTTCAGGCAGAAAAAGAGATCTTAAAAAAGGCAAAGACATCAGAGTTGAGATGGATATCTCATTGGAAGATACTTTAAAAGGAAAAGAAAAGGTAATAATTTTAGAAAAAGTGGTTGTTTGTCCCCGATGTCAAGGAAGGGGAGCTGAACCCGGCACTAAAGTTAAAGAATGTTTTTCCTGCCGGGGAACAGGTCAAGTCCAGCAAATTAGAAAGACATTTTTTGGCACATTTACTAAATACATTATTTGTCCTGAATGCGGAGGCGAGGGTTATAGGCCTGAAAAACCCTGTAATGTTTGTCGGGGAGAAGGAAGGATTAAAGGTAAAGAAGATATTAAAGTTTTTATACCCGCTGGCGTAGATACGAACCAGATAATAAAAATTGAAGGAAAAGGAAATGCTGGTAAAAGAGGTGGAGCGTCAGGAGATTTGTACGTCAGGGTTTCGGTTAAAAAACACCCAATTTTTCAAAGAAGGGGAGACGATTTATATGCTTTGGTATCTATTTCTTTTTCCCAGGCAGCTTTGGGCGATGAAATAGAGATTCTGACAATAGAGGGCAAGAAAATTTTGTTGAGAATCCCGGCCGGAACAGAATCTGGAAAGATATTACGAATTTCCAAAAAAGGAATTCCACATTTTTCAGGATATGGGAGAGGAAACCTATATGTTGAATTT encodes:
- the dnaJ gene encoding molecular chaperone DnaJ — encoded protein: MKDYYKILGVPKKASSKEIKKAYYKLAHKHHPDKGGNEKKFKEINEAYQVLSDKKKRNQYDRFGRVFEGMRGGQPGFDFQWGWGRPDIDFNFESGFGGLEEMLEEIFGSGFSGRKRDLKKGKDIRVEMDISLEDTLKGKEKVIILEKVVVCPRCQGRGAEPGTKVKECFSCRGTGQVQQIRKTFFGTFTKYIICPECGGEGYRPEKPCNVCRGEGRIKGKEDIKVFIPAGVDTNQIIKIEGKGNAGKRGGASGDLYVRVSVKKHPIFQRRGDDLYALVSISFSQAALGDEIEILTIEGKKILLRIPAGTESGKILRISKKGIPHFSGYGRGNLYVEFVIETPKKLTKKQKELLRSLRENGL